The region GTTAAGCTCAGGAATAAGGTCAGTCAGACAATTGGGAGCTTTTCAAGGAAGCCCCACTGATGTCCCTTCTTCTCTCTGGACACAGGTCAGCTAGTAAAGATGCTACTGTATACAGAAGTGACTCGTTATCTGGACTTCAAGGTGGTAGAGGGAAGCTTTGTATACAAGGGAGGCAAGATCTACAAAGTACCATCCACTGAGACTGAGGCCTTGGCTTCTAGTGAGTATGAGACTCCTTAACCAGAGAATAAGGGGACAGGAGGAGGCAGACTATTCTCAAGATTGGCAAAAGGTTCCCATTTGCCTAAGCCTAATCTTAGCTCCACATAGTACCAGAGGCCCCTTGCTTTATAGTACCTTTAGTGGACAGTACTATCTATCCTGGCAAATTGCCAGAAAGGAAGCTCATAGAGGAGGATTTCTTTTTGGCAGAGGGCCTACCTGATCCCCATAACATCCCCAAGTGGAGCTGGGAGGGCCTCTTCCTACAAACAGAAAAACTGAGGCTGAGAAGGGTGGGGCAGGGTTACATGACTGAGCTCTGGTGGGAGCCAGGATACCAACTTTCTTGGCCTGTTCTGGTGGAAAGAGGAGTTTTATGTCTCAGTAATACAAAGGGTCTTCTCAATAACCTTCCTTCAGATCTGATGGGCATGTTTGAAAAACGACGCTTCCGAAAATTCTTGGTGTTTGTGGCAAACTTTGATGAGAATGACCCCAAAACCTTTGAGGGTGTCGACCCCCAGACTACCAGCATGCGCGATGTCTACCGGAAGTTTGATCTGGgccaagatgtcattgatttcaCTGGCCATGCCTTGGCGCTCTACCGCACTGATGAGTGAGGGGAAAGCTGGCTGGTGGCAGGAGCCCCTTTGTCTGGCTTGCACCTTACCTTCCCCATACCTGCCTATTGTATCCACTGCCCACCCTGCATATCCCTTTTACAAGCTCACCTGTTACATTCCCATCCCTCTCTTCCATTTGACCCATACCTTTGCCAGGTCACAAAGGGTGGTGGGAAGGCTGGGTGTTGTTATCTTTGATGGTGAGCAGGGGTGCTGCTGTCAAAGCATCTTCTCTTGTTCCCCAGCTACCTAGATCAGCCCTGTCTTGAGACTATTAACCGCATCAAGTTGTACAGTGAGTCCTTGGCCCGATATGGCAAGAGCCCATATTTGTACCCACTCTATGGCTTGGGTGAGCTGCCCCAGGGCTTTGCAAGGTGaggacctgtttttttttctcccagctgGCATTAATGGGTAATACTAAGGCCAATAAGCTAGGTGGTAGTGCAAGcctcccaacatttgggaggcagaggcaggcaaatctctgagttctaggatagccagggctgctacacagagaaaccctgtctcgaaacaccaaaataaaatgaaataaagaagagaCTAAGGCCAAGAATGGAAATTATCTCCTTGAGCATTTTTGTGACATCTCCTACCTTCCCATCTAATCTTCATGTACATTGTTCCATCTCTGGGTAATGAGGGCACAGCCCTAGTACATTAAAGTGCAGAGTAAAgtctggagagttggctcagcagataatagcacttgttttgttttggttttggtttttcgagacagggtttctctgtagctttagagcttgtcctggaactcactctgtagaacaggctgacctcaaactcacagaggtctgcctgtctctcctcccaagtgctgggattaaaggtgtgtgccaccactgctcggcaaAAGCACTTatttttacagaggacccaggttcaattccgacacccacatggtagctcacaactgtccataactccagttttagggaatccaacaccctcatctgacttccacaggcaccaagaATTCATATGGTATACAGACATGagcaaataaaatacacataaaatagtgactataaaaattatttaaaaagtaaatgaaatacaaAGTAAAGGAGACAATCACCATTAACATAGTTTCCCCAGCTCCTGGTAGCACGAGTACTGATTCTAGGACCCCAGAACCTTGAGGCTCGGCTTTCTTGCAAGCTGGCTCTTTTCCAGAGAGTCCTTTATTCTGAATTCCTGGGCTCTTTCTTTGTGGAGCTACTCCTTTATGCTATGCTCATTGGCCCTTTGCAAAATAGAATATTCTAGATGGAAgctccagagaggaaggagtatGCCAAGATGGTCCCCAAGTTCATAGGAAGGATAGCTGAAATAGTTGGAGTTAACTATTGCCTACCTGGGCAGTTTTCTCTATCTCACTGGTAGGGTGGGAATAGTACAGTAGATTTGGTCCCAATTCGTCTGAGAAGACTTCCCCATCATTTTCCTTACTACAGATTGAGTGCCATCTATGGAGGAACATATATGCTGAACAAACCTGTGGATGACATCATCATGGAGAATGGCAAGGTGGTGGGTGTGAAATCTGAGGGAGAGGTAATTATGCTTTGTGCATTTGTTACTGTGGCTCAGTTAAGGTTTAGTCTTTTTTAGGGCTATGTTCATAGGGAGCCTTATTGCTGGTAAGTTTGCTGTTGCTTAACCCTGAGAACTTCATAGCTAGGAACTGGGTGATCAATAAAAGTCTACATAGCTATTCCTGTTGGCAGAAAGTATCCTTTAAATTGCTAGGtaaggtggtacatgcctgtaattccagtactagggaggcagaggcagatggatttaaATCAAGACATAATCTTCAGAAGTCACATGCTGTGTCTGTTGTCTTGAAAGCATTCTTTTGGAAAGGGtatcatgtatcccaggctggcttcaaatagcatatatagctgaggatgaactCTTAATCCTTGCACTTCCACCTtcttcatgctgggattacaggtgtgtgccaacatacctggtttatgcagtgctagaAATCTAACCTAAGGCTTTATGCATGATAGGcaggcattctaccaactgagacaTATGCCTCCGCCCAAAAAAGCATCTTTCAGCCTGGTATAGTGGTGCATGAACACTGAGGTGGCTAAGGGAGGAAGATcctaagtttgagaccagtttgggcCAAATAGACTCAAACAAAAACCCCATCAACAGCAAAAAAAAGTGTATGTGATCATTGTGTTTCAGCAGTAGGGTTACCACCTAGCCCTGTATGTGAGGGCTCATCTCTCTGAGCTTCAAGAAAGGGGCTATGTGCATAGGAGGGGTGGTGATGACAACCCAGCTGCCTGGCTTGACTTTTGACTTGTCTTATTACTATACAGGGCAAGAGgtaatctgacaggtgtaaagtCTTCTGGTGCCTTTACAGGTGGCCCGCTGCAAGCAGCTGATCTGTGACCCTAGCTACATCCCAGACCGTGTACGGAAGGCTGGCCAGGTTATTCGCATCATCTGTATCCTTAGCCACCCCATCAAGAACACCAATGATGCCAATTCCTGTCAAATTATCATCCCTCAGAATCAGGTCAACAGGAAGTCAGGTAGGCCAAGCCATGAGGGACTACCTTCTGTTGCTATGCCTCTATTCTCTCAGGAAGTCTTGGGGCTTCTTGTGACATTTTGTTATGAAATATGCCTGGGATTGGATGGCCTTCCCTTTATGAGAGCGACAATTTAAATGCTGTTGCATGTtgggctggggaggggcaggTAGGCCAGATTCCTGTCCATTTCCTAAGAACTACCTTTTTGTGTGGTCATTTCCCCTGGCATATGTTAACTGAGTGCTTCCTGTGGTCAGACATCTATGTGTGCATGA is a window of Arvicola amphibius chromosome X, mArvAmp1.2, whole genome shotgun sequence DNA encoding:
- the Gdi1 gene encoding rab GDP dissociation inhibitor alpha, whose amino-acid sequence is MDEEYDVIVLGTGLTECILSGIMSVNGKKVLHMDRNPYYGGESSSITPLEELYKRFQLLEGPPESMGRGRDWNVDLIPKFLMANGQLVKMLLYTEVTRYLDFKVVEGSFVYKGGKIYKVPSTETEALASNLMGMFEKRRFRKFLVFVANFDENDPKTFEGVDPQTTSMRDVYRKFDLGQDVIDFTGHALALYRTDDYLDQPCLETINRIKLYSESLARYGKSPYLYPLYGLGELPQGFARLSAIYGGTYMLNKPVDDIIMENGKVVGVKSEGEVARCKQLICDPSYIPDRVRKAGQVIRIICILSHPIKNTNDANSCQIIIPQNQVNRKSDIYVCMISYAHNVAAQGKYIAIASTTVETAEPEKEVEPALELLEPIDQKFVAISDLYEPIDDGSESQVFCSCSYDATTHFETTCNDIKDIYKRMAGSAFDFENMKRKQNDVFGEADQ